A genomic window from Treponema maltophilum ATCC 51939 includes:
- a CDS encoding sigma-70 family RNA polymerase sigma factor, with the protein MDRYVYESYIKRIRKFPLLSAEREKELAHNIKNGDLRSRQELINANLRLVVSIAFKYAVPTIPAMDIIQEGNLGLMAAAEKFDPAFNTRFSTYAYIWIVQYINRYIRLKDTAIPLPAMKEELVRAVTSASEELRRHFRREPTVRELAVFLNIKESDVQKALRYKYAFVSLEEKVNSSSDTTFSDFLTDSAASPEMTVLDGIARQECENLIRQLPERECFVLLNKYRANMNREKVTLHQLGRKLGLSTEAVRQIELRGRAKMRLVLSDCEVLQNA; encoded by the coding sequence ATGGATCGGTATGTCTATGAATCATACATAAAACGGATACGCAAATTCCCGCTGCTTTCGGCCGAGCGGGAAAAAGAATTGGCGCACAACATAAAAAACGGCGACTTGCGCTCGCGGCAAGAATTGATCAATGCCAATTTGCGGTTGGTTGTTTCGATCGCGTTTAAGTACGCCGTGCCGACGATCCCCGCAATGGACATTATACAGGAAGGCAACTTGGGGCTCATGGCTGCCGCCGAAAAATTCGATCCGGCTTTTAATACGCGTTTTTCAACCTATGCATACATATGGATAGTGCAATATATAAACAGATATATCCGTTTAAAAGACACGGCGATTCCGCTTCCCGCGATGAAAGAAGAACTGGTACGCGCGGTTACGAGCGCATCGGAGGAATTGCGCCGCCATTTCCGCAGAGAACCGACGGTACGGGAGCTTGCCGTTTTTTTAAATATCAAAGAATCCGACGTGCAAAAAGCCCTGCGTTATAAATACGCGTTTGTAAGCTTGGAGGAAAAAGTCAATTCGTCGAGCGACACAACCTTTTCCGATTTTCTGACCGATTCGGCCGCATCGCCCGAAATGACGGTTTTGGACGGAATTGCCCGGCAGGAATGCGAAAACTTAATTCGGCAACTGCCCGAACGCGAATGTTTTGTATTGCTGAATAAATACAGAGCCAACATGAATCGGGAAAAAGTTACCTTACACCAATTGGGCCGCAAACTCGGCCTTTCGACCGAAGCCGTGCGGCAAATTGAACTGCGCGGTCGCGCAAAAATGCGCCTCGTTTTGAGTGACTGCGAAGTCCTTCAAAACGCATAG
- a CDS encoding divergent polysaccharide deacetylase family protein: protein MKKKSPQVKVPLKKIVFFSLIVALAGFALLFFSIAFGGKTPKTPAPPAPAEKPSESIPPDSVPQKPQPSKPAPAEPAPAEPGPQKPQPSEPAPVKPSPGEQKPAAPSKPAPERPKPHPAQPQPSEPAPQKPVPAAPQVPSPAKKSGKLIFIFDDAGNSLKQINPFISLPFPITIAVLPGLADSKATADSIRKAGKEVFLHQPMQAVNRAINPGPGSIQPEMSTGEAARIVHANIAQIGPIAGMNNHEGSLITADRNLIGAVLDVCLDEKIIFLDSRTSSQTQAPLAAMERGMHIWERDIFLDNNPDPNEMRTMINKGLAIADKKGYAIMIGHVQTPALAKLLREMYADLKTQGYVFTTLSRMEKR from the coding sequence ATGAAAAAAAAATCTCCGCAGGTAAAAGTTCCCCTTAAAAAAATCGTATTTTTTTCGCTTATCGTTGCACTGGCAGGATTCGCCCTGCTTTTTTTCAGCATTGCCTTCGGCGGAAAAACGCCGAAGACGCCGGCTCCTCCCGCTCCGGCCGAAAAACCTTCGGAAAGTATTCCGCCGGACAGCGTTCCCCAAAAGCCGCAGCCTTCAAAGCCGGCTCCTGCCGAACCCGCGCCCGCAGAGCCGGGCCCCCAAAAACCTCAGCCTTCCGAGCCTGCGCCGGTAAAACCTTCACCCGGCGAACAAAAGCCCGCGGCGCCTTCGAAGCCGGCACCCGAGCGACCGAAACCGCATCCCGCACAACCGCAGCCTTCCGAACCCGCCCCGCAAAAGCCGGTTCCCGCCGCTCCTCAAGTGCCCTCGCCTGCTAAAAAAAGCGGCAAATTGATATTTATTTTCGATGATGCGGGAAACAGCTTAAAGCAAATCAATCCCTTTATAAGCCTCCCCTTCCCTATAACGATTGCCGTTCTGCCCGGCCTTGCCGATTCGAAAGCGACTGCGGACAGCATTCGGAAAGCCGGCAAAGAGGTTTTTTTACATCAGCCGATGCAGGCGGTCAATCGAGCCATAAATCCCGGCCCCGGTTCGATCCAGCCGGAGATGAGTACGGGAGAAGCGGCACGCATTGTGCATGCAAATATTGCCCAAATCGGCCCCATTGCGGGAATGAACAATCACGAAGGCTCGCTGATTACCGCCGACCGCAATTTGATCGGCGCCGTGCTCGACGTATGCTTGGACGAAAAAATTATTTTTTTGGATTCCCGCACCAGTTCTCAAACGCAGGCACCGCTTGCCGCCATGGAAAGGGGCATGCACATATGGGAACGCGATATTTTTTTGGACAACAATCCCGACCCGAACGAAATGCGGACTATGATCAACAAAGGCTTGGCGATTGCGGATAAAAAAGGCTATGCGATTATGATCGGGCACGTGCAAACGCCCGCCCTTGCAAAACTGCTGCGCGAAATGTATGCCGATTTGAAAACGCAAGGCTATGTATTTACGACGCTGAGCCGCATGGAAAAACGGTAA
- a CDS encoding KamA family radical SAM protein, with translation MTEQISHHWRSVTERLTAAQGVWARHALSALTKQLAASPDEQTVLPYENADPLGASLYMPAASGGKNAGTSNERLIHQYKNRCLFLSTGKCFCRCRYCFRRESSVLDYSFASAQDIGFLCDYIGAHDEVRELLVSGGDPLTGTDRQLETLFSAVRSARKDVLIRVCTRAPVFAPERFTPHLKALLKSFKPLWIIPHINHSAEFSPRFSPESYRVLNDLIDCGLPMQSQTVLLRGVNDNIEALVSLFQGLAEIGIKPGYLFQGDLAPGTSHFRVPIDEGIKLYERLRCELSGLSLPVYAVDIPGGGGKFNLLNLDPAAAGVRAEKTEDAYVFTTERGASYAYPRET, from the coding sequence ATGACCGAACAAATCAGTCATCACTGGCGCTCCGTAACGGAGCGCCTTACAGCCGCACAAGGGGTTTGGGCACGGCACGCTTTGAGCGCGCTGACAAAACAGCTTGCAGCATCACCCGATGAACAGACGGTGTTGCCGTATGAAAACGCCGACCCTTTGGGCGCCTCCTTATATATGCCCGCCGCTTCCGGCGGCAAAAACGCCGGCACAAGCAACGAACGCCTCATTCACCAATACAAAAACCGCTGCCTTTTTTTGTCAACGGGAAAATGCTTTTGCCGCTGCCGCTACTGCTTCCGAAGAGAAAGTTCCGTTTTGGACTATTCTTTCGCATCCGCACAGGACATCGGCTTTTTGTGCGATTATATTGGCGCGCATGACGAAGTTCGGGAACTGCTTGTTTCCGGCGGCGACCCGCTTACGGGAACGGACAGGCAGCTTGAAACGCTGTTTTCGGCGGTGCGCTCCGCACGAAAAGATGTTCTGATACGCGTATGTACCCGCGCGCCCGTTTTTGCACCCGAACGCTTTACGCCGCATTTAAAAGCGCTGCTTAAAAGTTTTAAACCGCTGTGGATTATTCCGCATATCAATCACAGCGCGGAATTTTCGCCGCGTTTTTCCCCCGAATCGTACCGCGTGCTCAACGACCTTATAGACTGCGGCCTTCCGATGCAAAGCCAAACCGTTTTGCTTCGCGGCGTAAACGACAACATCGAAGCGCTTGTATCGCTGTTCCAAGGTTTGGCCGAAATCGGCATAAAACCGGGCTATCTTTTTCAAGGCGATTTGGCGCCGGGCACTTCGCATTTCCGCGTTCCGATCGACGAAGGCATCAAACTGTACGAAAGACTGCGCTGCGAATTATCCGGTTTGTCGCTTCCCGTGTATGCCGTCGATATTCCCGGCGGAGGCGGAAAATTCAACTTGCTCAATCTTGATCCGGCTGCAGCCGGCGTACGCGCCGAAAAAACCGAAGACGCGTATGTTTTTACAACCGAACGGGGCGCTTCATACGCCTATCCGAGAGAAACGTAA